A region from the Lytechinus variegatus isolate NC3 chromosome 6, Lvar_3.0, whole genome shotgun sequence genome encodes:
- the LOC121416805 gene encoding uncharacterized protein LOC121416805, translated as MLFSNIIDELPELPKFEVDGAVVKPSECSKDLGVIVDGKLCMKQHIQKICRAASFGIHRIGKLRKYLDKNSTERLVNAFVTSQIDYCNSFLINLPASHLSKLQHIQNTAARLITRTRKHEHITPILLSLHWFPIPQRIQFKVLLLTYKAFNGLAPSYIKELIQPKTQTTSIRLRSSSSIHLQLAPGPRTKTRYGDRAFCVCAPKLWNDLPVIIRDSPSVDTFKIRLKTYLFNGL; from the exons atgctCTTCAGCAATATCATTGATGAACTCCCAG agCTCCCAAAGTTTGAAGTTGATGGGGCTGTAGTCAAGCCATCTGAATGCTCTAAGGACCTTGGGGTTATAGTGGACGGTAAACTCTGCATGAAACAACATATCCAGAAGATCTGCAGAGCTGCTTCATTTGGCATCCATAGAATAGGGAAACTCCGAAAGTACCTTGACAAGAATTCCACTGAGAGACTGGTCAATGCATTTGTTACTTCGCAGATTGACTATTGTAATAGTTTCTTGATCAACTTGCCTGCATCTCACTTATCTAAACTCCAGCACATCCAGAACACAGCCGCACGTCTAATCACACGCACAAGAAAGCACGAGCACATTACTCCTATTCTTCTTTCACTTCACTGGTTTCCTATTCCACAACGTATTCAGTTCAAGGTTCTTCTTCTAACCTACAAGGCTTTCAATGGACTCGCACCATCATACATCAAAGAACTCATCCAGCCCAAGACTCAGACCACTTCCATCCGGCTccgttcatcatcatcaattcacCTACAGCTAGCACCAGGTCCACGCACTAAGACACGCTACGGTGACCGTGCTTTCTGTGTGTGTGCCCCCAAGCTTTGGAACGATCTCCCAGTGATAATCCGTGATTCTCCTTCTGTAGACACCTTCAAGATCAGACTCAAAACATATCTATTCAATGGACTGTAG